The segment TCGATCTTCCAGGCGCGGCGCCGCTTCTTCAGCTGCTTCTCCCGCACGATTGCGGTCTCTGCGCAGCCGTGCGCTTCGTAGTAGACCAGCTTGTCAACGCCGTACTTGGCCGAAAAACCCTCCACTACCTTGCTCTTATGCTGC is part of the Deltaproteobacteria bacterium genome and harbors:
- a CDS encoding GIY-YIG nuclease family protein translates to MEGFSAKYGVDKLVYYEAHGCAETAIVREKQLKKRRRAWKIEPIEARNPDWRDLYDEIV